In the genome of Peptostreptococcaceae bacterium, the window CTGTCTTATTGAAACACCGTCAATTGTCTTCAGGTACCTTAAAATCAAATTTTTCTTATCTTTCTCAAGCAAATCCACCGAAGTATTTTCTACTCCGTAGGTGCTTTTCACAATGCCGATAATTTCTTGATCCGATACTTTATGTTTATGTTTTTCTTTATACTCTATGAATCCTTCATCGCTTGCCTCTTCCATAAAGCTCTTAATCTTTTTTATTGCAAATTGCTTATTTTTTGAAAACATTCCCAAAATCAATTCTGTGTCCAAATCACTTTTTTCATAGGTGTAATCATGATAACTGCTCCAATTGTACCTGTCTAAGTTATCTACAATGCCGGCTTTGACAGGGTTTTGGTGTATATACCTTAATGCTGCCAACAAATATGCCTCGTTCTCAACAGTCTCGCTTTTATATCTTTCCTGAAACAAATGTCCGCATCTATCATACTTCCAGTTATACCAATACACAAAACTCGAGCATATCCTTTGCATAGACAATGAAA includes:
- a CDS encoding transposase, translating into MPRKARKRSNTGIYHIMIRGINRQTIFEDDEDYVYFINVMKRAKIKGEFKLFGYCVMGNHVHILMQEKEESVSLSMQRICSSFVYWYNWKYDRCGHLFQERYKSETVENEAYLLAALRYIHQNPVKAGIVDNLDRYNWSSYHDYTYEKSDLDTELILGMFSKNKQFAIKKIKSFMEEASDEGFIEYKEKHKHKVSDQEIIGIVKSTYGVENTSVDLLEKDKKNLILRYLKTIDGVSIRQIARVTGVKKNIVERA